The following proteins are encoded in a genomic region of Streptococcus cristatus AS 1.3089:
- a CDS encoding endonuclease/exonuclease/phosphatase family protein, with the protein MAKFLTLNTHSWMEEEQESKLNQLAERILQEKYDVICLQEVNQLVESEQVVQAPFYYAVDGAIPIHQDHYALLLVEKLAEAGMDYYWSWAYNHIGFDIYNEGVAILSRKPLKARELLVSDVNDPSDYHTRKVLLAETELDGQPIMVASCHLSWWDKGFQGEWAKFESELLQVETPLVLMGDFNNPVDYEGYQHILQSLLALQDSHKVADQTIGTATVEGDIAGWAGNKDALKIDYIFTSKDFNIERSAVVFDGQRGPVVSDHFGLEAQVHF; encoded by the coding sequence ATGGCAAAATTCCTGACTTTAAATACTCATAGTTGGATGGAAGAAGAGCAAGAAAGCAAGCTAAATCAGCTAGCTGAGCGGATTCTCCAAGAAAAATATGATGTCATTTGCCTGCAGGAAGTCAATCAATTAGTGGAGTCTGAACAGGTTGTTCAGGCTCCCTTCTATTATGCGGTAGATGGCGCCATTCCGATTCACCAAGACCACTATGCTTTGCTTCTGGTTGAGAAACTAGCTGAGGCAGGTATGGACTATTACTGGTCTTGGGCCTATAACCATATTGGTTTTGATATTTACAATGAAGGGGTCGCAATTCTGTCTAGAAAGCCCCTAAAGGCAAGAGAACTCTTGGTATCTGATGTCAATGATCCAAGTGACTATCATACGCGTAAAGTCTTGCTGGCAGAAACGGAGCTCGATGGTCAGCCTATCATGGTTGCTTCTTGTCACTTATCTTGGTGGGATAAAGGCTTCCAAGGAGAGTGGGCTAAGTTTGAATCTGAGCTCTTGCAAGTTGAGACTCCTCTTGTCCTCATGGGAGATTTTAACAATCCCGTTGATTACGAGGGTTACCAGCACATTCTTCAAAGTCTACTTGCTCTCCAAGACAGCCATAAGGTGGCTGACCAAACGATTGGTACAGCGACGGTTGAAGGCGATATCGCTGGCTGGGCAGGAAACAAAGATGCTCTAAAAATTGACTATATCTTCACAAGTAAAGATTTCAATATTGAAAGATCTGCTGTTGTTTTTGATGGCCAACGTGGTCCAGTCGTTAGTGACCATTTTGGCTTGGAAGCTCAAGTCCATTTCTAA
- the cysK gene encoding cysteine synthase A: MANIYQNITELVGKTPIVKLNNIVPEGAAEVYVKLEAFNPGSSVKDRIALSMIEAAERDGLIKPGDTIVEATSGNTGIGLSWVGAAKGYKVVIVMPETMSVERRKIIQAYGAELVLTPGSEGMKGAIAKAEEIAQERKGWLPLQFNNPANPEVHERTTGAEIVAAFGETGLDAFVGGVGTGGTISGVSHALKKANPNIQVYAVEADESAILSGEKPGPHKIQGLSAGFIPETLDTEAYDGIVRVTSEQALELGRYIGGQEGFLVGISSAAAIFAAIEVAKKLGAGKKVLALTPDNGERYLSTALYEFDA; the protein is encoded by the coding sequence ATGGCAAACATTTATCAAAATATCACAGAATTAGTTGGAAAAACGCCAATTGTAAAACTAAATAATATCGTTCCTGAAGGAGCAGCTGAGGTTTACGTCAAGTTAGAAGCCTTCAACCCTGGCTCTTCTGTCAAAGACCGGATTGCTCTCAGCATGATTGAGGCAGCTGAACGAGATGGCCTTATCAAGCCTGGCGACACTATTGTGGAAGCAACCAGCGGAAATACCGGTATTGGTCTTTCATGGGTTGGGGCAGCTAAAGGCTACAAGGTTGTCATTGTGATGCCAGAAACCATGAGTGTGGAGCGCCGCAAGATTATCCAAGCCTATGGAGCAGAACTAGTTTTGACTCCAGGAAGCGAAGGAATGAAAGGAGCTATTGCCAAGGCAGAAGAAATCGCCCAAGAGCGCAAAGGCTGGTTGCCACTACAATTTAACAACCCAGCCAATCCAGAAGTTCACGAACGAACAACAGGAGCAGAAATTGTCGCTGCTTTCGGTGAAACTGGACTGGATGCCTTTGTCGGTGGTGTCGGAACTGGTGGGACTATCTCTGGTGTTTCTCATGCTCTTAAAAAAGCGAATCCGAACATCCAAGTTTATGCAGTCGAAGCAGACGAATCTGCTATCCTTTCTGGAGAAAAACCTGGTCCGCACAAAATCCAAGGACTTTCAGCTGGCTTCATTCCTGAGACCTTGGATACAGAAGCTTACGATGGCATTGTCCGCGTGACTTCTGAGCAAGCGCTAGAATTGGGACGCTATATTGGTGGTCAAGAAGGCTTCTTAGTGGGAATTTCGTCTGCTGCAGCTATTTTTGCAGCCATTGAAGTCGCAAAAAAACTAGGAGCTGGTAAGAAAGTTCTTGCTCTGACACCTGATAACGGAGAACGCTACCTGTCTACTGCCCTCTATGAATTTGACGCCTAA
- a CDS encoding PTS transporter subunit IIBC → MMKDSFKNIFSFEFWQKFGKALMVVIAVMPAAGLMISIGKSIPMINPELGFLVTTGGVLEQIGWGIIGNLHILFALAIGGSWAKERAGGAFAAGLSFILINRITGVMFGVSSDMLKDSKAVVSTLLGGSIKVSDYFISVLESPALNMGVFVGIIAGFVGATAYNKYYNFRKLPDALSFFNGKRFVPFVVILRSVIVAIVLSFVWPVVQTGINNFGIWIANSQDTAPILAPFLYGTLERLLLPFGLHHMLTIPMNYTQLGGTYEVLTGAAKGTQVFGQDPLWLAWVNDLVGTKTADPTAYQNLLDTVHPARFKVGQMIGSFGILMGVAAAIYRNVDADKKHQYKGMMIATALATFLTGVTEPIEYMFMFVATPLYLIYSFVQGAAFAMADIVNLRVHSFGSIEFLTRTPMAINAGLGMDIINFIWVTVLFAVIMYFIANFMIQKFNYATPGRNGNYETAEGSEAASSEQGGAKVAASSQAVNIINLLGGRANIVDVDACMTRLRVTVKDATKVGSEEEWKAEGAMGLVMKGQGVQAIYGPKADVLKSDIQDLLDSGEVIPETLPSQKAESAAAAVSYKGVTEAIETVAEGEVIKLEDVKDPVFSQKMMGDGFAVEPANGKIYSPVAGKVTSVFPTKHALGLLTEAGLEVLVHIGLDTVSLEGKPFEVHVAEGQTVAAGDLLVTADLAAIKEAGRETATVVVFTNAPAIKSVTVEKFGKVAAKTVVAKVEL, encoded by the coding sequence ATGATGAAAGATTCATTCAAAAACATTTTTAGCTTTGAATTTTGGCAAAAATTCGGTAAAGCTTTGATGGTGGTTATTGCGGTTATGCCCGCAGCAGGTTTGATGATCAGTATTGGTAAGTCAATTCCGATGATCAACCCTGAACTAGGTTTTCTAGTGACTACTGGTGGCGTTTTAGAACAAATTGGTTGGGGGATTATCGGAAACCTGCATATCCTCTTTGCTCTCGCTATTGGAGGTAGCTGGGCGAAAGAACGTGCTGGTGGTGCCTTTGCGGCAGGTTTATCCTTCATTTTGATTAACCGTATCACTGGGGTTATGTTCGGTGTATCAAGCGATATGCTGAAAGATTCTAAAGCAGTGGTTAGCACTCTCTTAGGAGGAAGCATCAAGGTTTCTGATTACTTTATCAGTGTCCTTGAGTCTCCTGCTTTGAATATGGGGGTTTTCGTCGGAATTATCGCTGGTTTTGTCGGAGCAACAGCTTATAACAAATACTACAACTTCCGTAAATTGCCAGATGCTTTGTCATTCTTCAATGGTAAGCGTTTTGTACCGTTCGTTGTTATCTTGCGTTCAGTAATCGTAGCAATTGTTTTGTCATTTGTATGGCCAGTTGTTCAAACAGGTATCAACAACTTTGGTATTTGGATTGCTAACTCACAAGATACTGCTCCAATCTTGGCACCGTTCTTGTACGGTACTTTGGAACGTCTCTTGCTTCCATTCGGTTTGCACCACATGTTGACGATCCCAATGAACTACACACAACTTGGTGGTACTTATGAAGTATTGACTGGTGCTGCTAAAGGTACTCAAGTATTTGGTCAAGATCCACTCTGGTTGGCTTGGGTAAATGACTTGGTTGGTACTAAGACAGCTGATCCTACTGCTTACCAAAACTTGCTTGATACAGTTCACCCAGCTCGTTTCAAAGTTGGACAAATGATCGGTTCATTTGGTATCCTTATGGGTGTTGCCGCAGCTATTTACCGCAATGTTGATGCTGACAAGAAACATCAATACAAAGGTATGATGATTGCGACTGCTTTGGCAACCTTCTTGACAGGGGTTACTGAACCAATCGAATACATGTTCATGTTCGTGGCAACTCCACTTTACTTGATTTACTCATTTGTACAAGGTGCTGCCTTTGCTATGGCGGACATTGTTAACCTTCGTGTGCACTCATTCGGGTCTATCGAATTCTTGACTCGTACTCCAATGGCTATCAATGCTGGTTTGGGTATGGATATCATTAACTTTATCTGGGTAACAGTTCTCTTTGCAGTAATCATGTACTTCATTGCGAACTTCATGATTCAAAAATTCAATTATGCAACTCCAGGACGTAACGGTAACTATGAAACAGCTGAAGGTTCAGAAGCTGCTTCATCAGAACAAGGTGGTGCAAAAGTAGCTGCTTCTTCTCAAGCAGTGAATATCATTAACTTGCTAGGTGGCCGTGCTAATATCGTTGATGTTGATGCATGTATGACTCGTCTCCGTGTGACTGTTAAGGACGCAACAAAAGTTGGTTCTGAAGAAGAATGGAAAGCTGAAGGCGCTATGGGCTTGGTTATGAAAGGTCAAGGCGTTCAAGCAATCTACGGACCAAAAGCTGACGTTCTTAAATCTGATATTCAAGACTTGTTGGATTCAGGAGAAGTGATCCCTGAAACTTTGCCAAGTCAAAAAGCTGAGTCTGCAGCTGCAGCAGTTAGCTACAAAGGCGTAACAGAAGCAATCGAAACAGTTGCTGAAGGTGAAGTTATCAAGTTGGAAGATGTGAAAGATCCAGTTTTCTCACAAAAAATGATGGGTGACGGATTTGCAGTTGAACCAGCAAATGGCAAAATCTATTCTCCAGTAGCTGGTAAAGTGACAAGCGTCTTCCCTACAAAACATGCTCTTGGTCTCTTGACTGAAGCTGGTCTTGAAGTGCTTGTTCATATCGGTCTTGATACTGTTAGCCTTGAAGGCAAACCATTTGAAGTACATGTAGCAGAAGGACAAACAGTCGCTGCAGGTGATCTTTTGGTAACAGCAGATTTGGCAGCTATTAAAGAAGCAGGTCGTGAAACAGCAACTGTTGTTGTCTTCACAAATGCTCCAGCTATCAAATCAGTAACAGTTGAAAAATTCGGCAAAGTCGCTGCTAAGACAGTTGTGGCTAAAGTAGAATTGTAA
- a CDS encoding response regulator transcription factor has product MRILLVDDHQMVRLGLKSFFELQDDIEEVTEATNGREGVEKALESRPDVIMMDIVMPEMSGIDATLAILKEWPEAKILILTSYLDNEKIYPVLDAGAHGYMLKTSSADEILHAVRKVAKGEFAIETEVSKKVEYHRNHIELYEDLTARERDILGLLAKGYENQRIADELFISLKTVKTHVSNILSKLEVSDRTQAVVYAFQHHLVPQDDF; this is encoded by the coding sequence ATGAGAATATTACTAGTGGATGACCATCAAATGGTCAGATTGGGCTTGAAAAGCTTTTTTGAATTACAGGACGATATTGAAGAAGTAACAGAGGCTACAAATGGTAGAGAAGGTGTCGAAAAGGCTTTGGAAAGCCGTCCAGATGTGATTATGATGGATATCGTCATGCCAGAGATGAGTGGCATTGATGCCACCTTGGCTATCTTGAAAGAATGGCCAGAGGCAAAGATTTTAATCTTGACTTCCTATCTGGACAATGAAAAAATCTATCCTGTGTTGGATGCGGGTGCTCATGGCTATATGTTGAAGACTTCTAGCGCGGATGAAATTCTCCACGCCGTCAGAAAGGTTGCAAAAGGTGAATTTGCCATTGAAACAGAAGTCAGCAAGAAGGTTGAATACCATCGAAATCATATAGAGCTTTATGAGGATTTGACAGCGCGGGAGCGGGATATTTTGGGGCTTCTAGCCAAGGGATATGAAAACCAGCGGATCGCTGATGAGCTCTTTATTTCCTTAAAAACGGTCAAGACGCATGTGTCCAATATTTTGTCTAAGCTGGAAGTGAGCGATCGAACCCAAGCAGTCGTCTACGCTTTTCAGCATCACCTTGTTCCGCAAGACGATTTTTAA
- a CDS encoding S1 RNA-binding domain-containing protein — MKIGDKLKGKITGIQPYGAFVELESGLIGLIHISEIRTGYIDNIHDILKIGDQVLVQVVDYDEFSGKASLSMRTLEEEKHRLPRRHRFSNDRCKIGFAPLGKQMPIWIKEAKAFLKEQKD; from the coding sequence ATGAAAATCGGAGATAAGTTAAAGGGCAAAATTACAGGGATTCAGCCCTACGGTGCCTTTGTCGAACTAGAAAGCGGTCTGATCGGGCTCATTCATATTTCTGAGATCCGGACGGGCTATATTGACAATATTCACGATATTTTAAAAATCGGGGATCAGGTTCTTGTGCAGGTGGTGGATTATGATGAGTTTTCTGGTAAGGCCAGCCTATCAATGCGGACCTTAGAGGAAGAAAAACATCGTTTACCGAGACGGCATCGCTTTTCAAATGATCGTTGTAAAATTGGTTTTGCGCCCTTAGGCAAGCAAATGCCAATCTGGATTAAGGAAGCCAAGGCTTTTCTAAAAGAACAAAAAGATTAG
- a CDS encoding YigZ family protein — protein sequence MEYRTISQDGQAQEEIKKSRFICHAKRVYSEEEARDFIAAIKKEHYKATHNCSAFIVGEKSEIKRTSDDGEPSGTAGVPMLGVMENHQVTNVCFVVTRYFGGIKLGAGGLIRAYAGSVALAIKEIGLIEIKEQAGLRLKMSYSQYQNFDNFLKAENLIEFDTEFTDLVATTIYIDKQEKEPLEQKLIEFFNGKIQIDDQGLREVEIPLTVE from the coding sequence ATGGAATATAGAACAATTAGCCAAGACGGCCAAGCCCAAGAAGAAATTAAGAAATCCCGCTTCATTTGCCATGCCAAGCGCGTTTACTCAGAAGAGGAAGCTCGGGATTTTATTGCAGCCATCAAAAAAGAGCACTATAAAGCCACTCATAATTGCTCTGCTTTTATTGTCGGAGAGAAAAGTGAAATCAAACGAACCAGTGACGACGGGGAGCCCAGCGGTACAGCGGGCGTTCCTATGCTCGGTGTCATGGAAAATCACCAGGTGACCAATGTCTGCTTTGTGGTCACGCGCTATTTTGGCGGGATCAAGCTAGGAGCTGGCGGACTCATTCGGGCTTATGCAGGCAGCGTCGCCTTGGCAATCAAAGAAATCGGTTTGATCGAAATCAAGGAACAAGCTGGCTTGCGCCTCAAAATGTCTTACAGCCAGTACCAAAACTTTGATAACTTTTTAAAAGCTGAAAACTTGATCGAATTCGACACAGAATTCACAGATCTAGTTGCCACAACCATCTATATCGACAAGCAAGAAAAAGAACCACTAGAGCAGAAATTAATCGAGTTTTTCAATGGCAAAATCCAAATTGATGATCAGGGCTTGCGCGAGGTTGAAATTCCCTTAACAGTTGAATAA
- a CDS encoding sensor histidine kinase: MKKTSYLVIFLYTFFVLGIIFHYIFNLFNLEWQKLLNNLELLQSFAFFVLVLGLTLTIFLAAAARFLQHLSLSQVQKNLKAILEGRAIQETGQAELDDSFVHLKEKLDSLTENLQKSENQALQAEEKIIEKERRRIARDLHDTVSQELFAANMILSGVAGNVERLDKDNLQQQLKGIADILDTAQKDLRILLLHLRPTELENRTLVEGMNVLIKELTDKSDLTVQFKHEVVSLSKQIEEHIFRIIQEIINNTLRHAQASRLDIYLYQTPNRLKLKVSDDGIGFDPTSLADMSYGLKNIEDRVHDMAGTLKILTAPKKGVSIEISVPLLEGKKDENITSG, from the coding sequence GTGAAAAAAACAAGTTATTTGGTTATTTTTCTCTATACCTTCTTCGTTTTAGGGATTATCTTTCATTACATTTTTAATCTTTTTAATTTAGAATGGCAAAAGCTTCTGAATAATCTGGAACTGCTCCAGTCCTTTGCCTTTTTTGTTCTGGTTTTGGGCTTAACGCTGACTATTTTCTTGGCCGCTGCTGCGCGCTTCCTTCAGCACCTGTCCCTTTCTCAAGTTCAAAAGAATTTAAAAGCTATTTTAGAAGGCAGAGCCATACAAGAAACCGGACAGGCAGAATTGGATGATTCTTTCGTCCACTTGAAAGAAAAGTTGGATAGTCTAACCGAAAATTTGCAGAAATCTGAGAATCAGGCTTTACAGGCTGAAGAGAAGATTATTGAAAAAGAACGTAGGCGGATTGCTCGCGACTTGCATGATACGGTCAGTCAGGAGCTATTTGCTGCTAATATGATTCTCTCAGGCGTTGCTGGAAATGTGGAGCGTCTGGATAAAGACAATCTCCAGCAGCAGTTAAAAGGAATTGCAGACATTCTAGATACAGCGCAAAAAGACTTGCGGATCTTGCTCTTACATTTACGGCCGACAGAGTTGGAAAATCGGACCTTGGTAGAGGGCATGAATGTCTTAATCAAAGAGTTGACAGATAAGTCGGACTTGACTGTCCAGTTTAAGCATGAGGTGGTCAGCCTGTCCAAGCAGATAGAGGAGCATATTTTTAGGATTATCCAAGAAATAATCAATAATACCTTGCGCCATGCTCAGGCCAGTCGTCTGGACATCTATCTCTATCAGACGCCAAATAGACTCAAACTCAAGGTTTCTGATGACGGAATCGGTTTTGATCCGACTAGCTTGGCTGACATGAGTTATGGTTTGAAAAATATTGAAGATCGAGTGCATGATATGGCTGGCACTTTGAAGATTCTGACGGCTCCCAAAAAAGGAGTTTCTATCGAAATCAGTGTTCCATTGTTAGAAGGGAAAAAAGATGAGAATATTACTAGTGGATGA
- a CDS encoding bifunctional Cof-type HAD-IIB family hydrolase/peptidylprolyl isomerase, translating to MKAKLKYKAKKIKLVFFDIDDTLRVKETGFIPESIKDVFKQLREKGILTGIASGRGIFGVVPEIRALDPDFFVTLNGAYVENRKGEVIAKTVIPQECVESYIAWTKEVGIDYGLLGSHEAALSVRNPMISSAIDIIYPDLAVNPDFYQDHEIYQMWTFEDVGDSLQLPEDLSKSLRMVRWHEHSSDVVLKEGSKASGVAKVVEHLGFKPENVLVFGDGLNDLELFDYAGLSIAMGVSDEELQKKADFVTKRVEEDGIFDALEQLGMVEKKLTFPQLHLDELEGPVARIKTNHGELKIQLFPEQAPKTVANFIALSKDGYYDGVIFHRVIKDFMIQGGDPTGTGMGGESIYGERFEDEFSPELYNIRGALSMANAGPNTNGSQFFIVQNSSLPYSTKELTRGGWPKPIAEVYASQGGTPHLDRRHTVFGQLVDEASYEVLDKIAAVETASMDKPLEDVVIETIEVID from the coding sequence ATGAAGGCAAAATTAAAATATAAGGCGAAAAAAATTAAGCTTGTTTTCTTTGATATCGATGATACCTTGCGGGTCAAGGAAACGGGCTTCATCCCAGAGTCGATCAAAGATGTATTTAAGCAGCTGAGAGAAAAGGGAATTCTGACAGGAATTGCTTCTGGTCGTGGTATTTTTGGAGTCGTTCCAGAAATTCGTGCCTTGGATCCTGATTTTTTTGTTACCTTGAATGGGGCTTATGTTGAAAATCGAAAGGGCGAAGTCATTGCGAAAACTGTCATTCCGCAAGAGTGCGTAGAATCCTACATTGCTTGGACCAAGGAAGTAGGCATTGATTACGGTTTGCTTGGCAGCCATGAAGCGGCTTTATCCGTTCGCAATCCGATGATTTCGTCTGCGATTGATATCATTTATCCAGATCTGGCTGTCAATCCTGATTTTTACCAAGATCATGAAATCTATCAAATGTGGACTTTTGAGGATGTAGGTGACAGTTTGCAGTTGCCAGAAGATTTGTCCAAATCTCTCCGTATGGTGCGTTGGCATGAGCATTCATCGGATGTCGTACTGAAAGAAGGTTCAAAGGCATCTGGTGTTGCCAAGGTCGTGGAGCATCTAGGTTTCAAGCCAGAAAATGTCTTAGTTTTTGGAGATGGACTTAATGATTTAGAGTTGTTTGACTATGCTGGGCTCAGCATTGCTATGGGAGTTTCCGATGAAGAGCTACAGAAAAAAGCTGATTTCGTCACAAAAAGGGTCGAAGAAGACGGCATTTTTGATGCTTTGGAGCAATTGGGCATGGTGGAGAAAAAATTGACTTTCCCACAGCTTCATCTTGACGAGCTTGAAGGACCAGTGGCAAGGATTAAAACAAATCATGGTGAGTTGAAGATTCAACTCTTCCCAGAGCAAGCACCCAAAACAGTTGCCAACTTTATTGCCTTATCTAAGGATGGCTACTATGATGGAGTGATTTTCCACCGAGTTATCAAAGATTTTATGATTCAGGGGGGCGATCCGACGGGTACTGGCATGGGTGGAGAGTCCATCTACGGTGAACGCTTTGAAGATGAGTTTTCACCCGAACTTTATAATATCCGAGGCGCTCTATCAATGGCGAATGCTGGTCCAAATACCAATGGTAGTCAGTTCTTTATCGTCCAAAATAGCAGTCTTCCTTATTCAACCAAGGAATTGACTCGGGGAGGATGGCCAAAGCCAATCGCGGAAGTTTATGCTAGCCAGGGCGGGACACCGCATTTGGACCGTCGACATACTGTATTTGGGCAGCTAGTAGATGAGGCATCTTATGAAGTTTTGGACAAAATTGCAGCGGTTGAGACAGCTTCAATGGATAAACCACTTGAGGATGTTGTCATTGAGACGATTGAGGTTATAGACTAA
- the liaF gene encoding cell wall-active antibiotics response protein LiaF produces MWKVQLFIFVEAILLSMALVTMLAADFSRVVLIMLLFLLFLYYYFGKQRGNSLLVATMIVFFFIVMLNPYVIAAVLFALIYGMIVAYPYLYKENQETHLFFEDATEVRAEKNRWLGDLQHFSKDDCQFHDINLLRMMGKDTIHLEDVIVVNHDNVIVIRKGFGDTKIVIPLDVEIQLQINTLYGDLNFLNHPLRKLRNETISLTTPDYKRASKTVKIVLVSFLGNVEVVRK; encoded by the coding sequence ATGTGGAAAGTTCAATTATTCATCTTTGTTGAAGCGATTCTATTATCAATGGCCTTGGTCACCATGCTGGCCGCCGATTTTTCGCGTGTTGTTCTCATCATGCTGCTCTTTCTCTTGTTTCTATATTATTATTTCGGCAAGCAGAGAGGCAATTCGCTATTGGTTGCGACCATGATTGTCTTCTTTTTCATTGTCATGCTCAATCCTTATGTTATTGCTGCTGTCCTTTTTGCCTTGATTTATGGCATGATTGTGGCCTATCCTTATCTTTACAAAGAAAATCAAGAGACCCACCTTTTCTTTGAAGATGCGACCGAAGTTCGAGCTGAAAAAAATCGTTGGTTGGGGGATTTGCAGCATTTTTCAAAGGATGATTGCCAGTTTCATGATATTAATCTCTTGAGAATGATGGGAAAGGACACCATTCACTTAGAGGATGTCATTGTGGTCAATCATGATAATGTGATTGTGATTCGTAAGGGCTTTGGGGATACCAAGATTGTCATCCCTTTAGATGTGGAAATCCAGCTTCAGATTAACACTTTGTATGGAGATTTGAATTTTTTAAATCATCCGCTACGCAAGCTACGCAATGAAACGATTTCTCTGACGACGCCTGACTATAAGCGGGCCAGCAAAACTGTAAAAATTGTCTTGGTCAGCTTTTTAGGAAATGTAGAGGTTGTTAGAAAGTGA
- a CDS encoding ATP-binding cassette domain-containing protein, protein MTEKLVEIKDLEISFGEGSKKFVAVKNANFFINKGETFSLVGESGSGKTTIGRAIIGLNDTSAGDILYEGKKINGKQSKADEAELIRKIQMIFQDPAASLNERATVDYIISEGLYNYHLFENEEDRQEKVKNIIREVGLLAEHLTRYPHEFSGGQRQRIGIARALVMEPDFVIADEPISALDVSVRAQVLNLLKKFQKELGLTYLFIAHDLSVVRFISDRIAVIYKGVIVEVAETEELFNNPIHPYTQSLLSAVPIPDPILERKKVLKVYDPEQHDYSVDQPSMIEIRPGHYVWANKAEADRYKKEYK, encoded by the coding sequence ATGACTGAAAAATTAGTTGAGATTAAAGATTTAGAAATTTCCTTCGGCGAAGGAAGTAAGAAGTTTGTAGCTGTAAAAAATGCGAATTTCTTTATCAATAAAGGAGAAACTTTTTCCCTTGTAGGTGAGTCTGGTTCTGGTAAAACAACCATCGGCCGTGCTATCATCGGCTTGAATGATACTAGTGCAGGTGACATCTTATACGAAGGCAAAAAAATCAACGGGAAGCAATCTAAAGCTGATGAGGCTGAATTGATTCGGAAGATTCAGATGATTTTCCAAGACCCAGCAGCCAGCTTGAATGAGCGTGCTACGGTTGACTATATCATTTCAGAAGGTCTTTATAACTACCATCTTTTTGAAAATGAAGAAGATCGTCAGGAAAAAGTTAAGAATATCATTCGTGAAGTGGGTCTCTTGGCTGAGCATTTGACACGCTATCCTCACGAATTTTCTGGTGGTCAACGTCAGCGGATTGGGATTGCTCGTGCCTTGGTAATGGAGCCAGATTTCGTCATTGCGGATGAGCCAATCTCTGCCTTGGACGTGTCTGTCCGGGCGCAAGTCTTGAACCTTTTGAAAAAATTCCAAAAAGAACTTGGTTTGACCTATCTCTTTATCGCCCACGACCTATCGGTAGTTCGCTTTATTTCAGATCGAATTGCTGTTATCTACAAAGGTGTTATCGTTGAGGTTGCAGAGACAGAAGAGTTGTTTAACAACCCGATCCACCCTTATACGCAGTCGCTATTGTCTGCTGTGCCGATTCCAGACCCAATTCTGGAACGCAAAAAGGTCTTAAAGGTTTACGATCCAGAGCAGCATGACTACTCAGTGGATCAACCTAGTATGATTGAGATTCGTCCAGGACACTATGTCTGGGCTAATAAGGCAGAAGCGGACCGTTATAAAAAAGAATATAAATAA